The region TGATTCAGCTGATCGAGACGGTTGGACTGATCGAGGATCGTGCGCTGCGCGGCCGACAGTTGGCTCGACAGGCTATCGGTCTTCGAACGCAGATCGAGAATGGCCTGACGGGCCTGATCGTCGTCGAACATGCCCGCATGCGCGGGCACAGCCGCGAAGGCCGTGCCCGCGACGCAGGCCGCTGCGGCAAACCGCAGCCAGGAGAAACGATGCGTCATTCGGCTCATCACCCGTTACTTACTGTTGGTACACGAGGTCGGCGCGGCGGTTTTGTGCCCACGACGATTCGTCATGACCGGTCGCTTGCGGCTTTTCCTTGCCCAGGCTCACGGCTTCCATTTGCGAGTCCGTCACACCCATCAGCGACAGCGAGCGGCGCACAGCTTCAGCACGCTTCTGGCCGAGTGCCAGGTTGTACTCGCTGGTGCCGCGTTCGTCGGTGTTGCCCTGGATCAGGACGTGACGCTGCGGATGGCTCTTCAGGTATTGCGCATGTTGTTGCAGCAGCGATTGATAGTCGTCCTTGACCGAGTAGCTGTCGAAGTCGAAGTAGATGCTGCGCTTGGCGAGCGGGCTGTTCGGGTCGTTCAGCGGATCGACGTTGACCTGAGCGACATCGGTCGGATTCGGTTGCGTCGAAACTGCACCACCCTTGTTAGCGTTTTCGTCGAGCTTGACGCCCGAGTGACATGCGGCCAGCGCACCGACCATCAATACGGCAAATGCGAAACGAAGTTTTGACATCATTTTGTTACTCTCCTTGTGTTATTGCATCAACATTACTGCATAAACGGGCCCCAGGATGGCTCGCGTACGCTGCCACCCTGAACGGACAGGACCTGCCGAGTGCGACCGTCGGTCGATACTGCGGCCAACACGCCACGGCCGTTCACCTCTGTGGCGTAAAGAATGTACTGACCGTTCGCCGCGAAGCTCGGCGATTCGTCATGTGTGGTGTCCGTCAGGCCTGTGGCCGTATTGCCTTGCAGGTCCTGGATATAGAGCTTGAATCCGCCGCCGACGCGCGAGATATAGGCGAGCTGCTTGCCGTCCGGGCTTACGCGCGGGCTGGTGTTGTAGCTGCCCGTGAAGGTCACGCGTTGCGCGGCGCCGGCGTTCTCGCCTTGGGCCGACATCTTGTAGATCTGCGGTTGGCCGCCACGGTCGCTGGTGAAATAGATCGACTGGCCGTCAGGAGAGAAGCACGGTTCAGTGTCGATCGAACCGCCTTGCGTCAGGCGCCGCAGGCCGCTGCCGTCCGCATTGACGGCGAAAATCTGGGTGTTGCCGGTGCGCGAGAGCGCGACGGCCAGCGTGCGGCCATCCGGCGACCACGCCGGCGCACTGTTATTACCCTTCTGGTCCGACACGACCACGCGACGGCCCGTAGGCAGATCGTGGATATAGACGATCGGCTTCTTCTTTTCGAACGAAACGTAAGCGACCTTGGTGCCGTCAGGCGACCATGCCGGCGAGATGATCGGCTCGGGGCTCGACAGCGCGATGTGCGCGTCCTGGCCGTCCGAATCGGAAATCTGCAATTGATAACGGCCGCCGGTCTTGATGACGTACGACAGGCGCGTGGCGAACACGCCGCGGCCACCCATCAGCTTCGCGTAAATGTAATCCGCGACCTTGTGTGCGCTCATGCGCAAGCCGCTTTCCGGGCTCACCAGCACGAGGCCGCCGAGGCTTTCGCCCTTGACGGTGTCGTACAGCTTGAAGCGCACTTCGTACTGGCCGTTCGGCAGGCGGTTCACGCTGCCCGATACGAACGCGTTGGCGCCCTTGGCCTTCCAGCTGCCGAGGTCGACGGAATCGGTTTCCGCGACCGGCGTGCTGCCCGCGTCGATATTCGTGAATTTCCCGCTGCGTTGCAGATCCTGACGCACGATTGTGCTGACCTGCTGCGGCGAGTTCGCTTCATTGGCGAAATTCGCCGTTGCGATTGGAAACTGGGTGGACCCGACGCCCGTCACGAGAACGTTGAGTTGTGCGTTGGCGGCGCCCCCAACGGCGATCAGGCACGACGCTACAAGTGTCCGCAGGCCTAGCTTGGTCATCAAACTCATGCTGAATGGTTTCCCCAAAAACGGTTTTACTAACACTTCATGGCAGCAAGACAGACCCGCAAACATTTAATTCGTTCCCGGGCGCGCCCCGCTGGGCGGGGCACTGCATCTGCTGTCAACTGACTGTCAACCTGTTGCAATCAACCTGCCGGGCGCAACGTAATCTTGAAGCTGGTCGGCGTCTTCCCGTCGATGTCCTGAGGCATCGGATTGGAGCGCTGGACGGCCCGCAGTGCCGCATCGTCCCAAGCCGAGTTGCCGCTGCTGCGCGCGATCTGCGCGTCCAGCAGCGTGCCTGTCGGCGAGCAGCGTACGGAGATGACAGTCTCCAGACCTTCCGTTTCGCCACCCCACGAGATGTTCGGGCGCACCACACGGCGCACCTTGTCCGCGTAACCCGGCGATGTCGCCGTGCCACCCGAGCCGCTACCCGTGCCGCTCTTCGCAAGCCCATTGCCGGTCGAGCCTTCACCGCCCGCTGAACCTTGCATCTGGGCAAGCCGTGCACGACGTTCCGCGTCCAGCTTTTTGGTTTGCGCTGCAGCATCGGCCTGAGCCTTGGCCTTCGCCGCTTTCTGCGCATCAGCCTTCTTCTGCGCGTCGGCTTCGGCCTGTTTCTGCTGCTCCTGCTGCTGTTCTTTCAACTGCTGCTGCTTTTGCTGCTCGGCCAATTGCTGCTGCTTCTGTTTCTCAGCCTGCTGCTGTTGTTGCAACTGTTTCTGCTTGGCTGCCGCTGCCTTTTGGGCGGCGAGTTGCGCTGCCTGGTCGGCCGCCAGTTGCTGCTGACGCTTCGCCTCGGCTTCCTGCTGGGCTTGCAGCTTCTGTTGACGCTGCTGCTCGGCCAGTTGCGCCTGGCGGGCCGCTTCCTGTTGCTGGCGTTTCTTTTCCTGCAGCGCGATGTCGGCTTGCTCGTTCGGCAGTGGCGGGGCAGGGGCTACCGGCACGGGCGGCGGCGGAGGTTGGCGCGGGATGGCCGTATCGGGCACCTCGGTCCACAGTTCGGCTTCCGCGCCGGCCGGCGTGCTGTTCTGCCATTGAATGCCGTGGTACAGGAAGAATCCGAGCAGCGCATGCATCACCAGCGCGAACGCAAAGGCTCGCCCGGTGCCGCGTTCACGCGGTGGCTGGAGCGGGTATTCGGAATTCTTGCGGATCATTGCGATTTGACGAGCAATCCAACGCGCTTGACGCCCTGAGCTTTCAACTCGGACATCACGTTCATCACGACTTCGTACTTCACGGTCTTGTCGGCCGCGATCACGACAGGCTGGTCAGGGTGCGATTGCGCGCGCTCGGCGATAAAGCCCTGCAGATCGGCCTTGGTCATGCTTTCCTGCTGCTGCGCGCCCGCGTCGTCCTTGTATTTGACGCTCATATTGCCGTCCGCGCGAATATTGACGATCACCGGCGGGGTTTGCTGCTGCGGCGCGGCGCCGCCGACGGTCGGCAGATTGACGATCGACGGGGCGACGAGCGGCGCGGTCACCATGAAGATCACGAGCAACACGAGCATCACGTCGATGTACGGCACGACGTTGATGTCGGCCATCGCGCGGCGCTGACGGGAGCCGCGCATGCTGGAGGAAGAGCCTGCCATCGTGGACTCCTTACTGTGCCTGACGCTGCAAAATGTTCGAGAACTCTTCGATGAAGGTCTCGAAGCGGATCGCCAGACGGTCGATGTCGTGCGCGTAGCGGTTGTAGGCGACCACGGCCGGAATTGCCGCGAACAGGCCGATTGCGGTGGCGGTCAGCGCTTCGGCAATGCCCGGCGCGACGTTCGCAAGCGTAGCCTGCTGCACGTTGGCGAGGCCGCGGAATGCATTCATGATCCCCCACACCGTGCCGAACAGACCGATATACGGGCTGACCGAGCCAACCGACGCGAGAAACGCCAGATTGGCCTCGAGCACGTCCATTTCACGCTGGAACGCGGCGCGCATGGCACGGCGTGCGCCGTCGAGAATCGCACCTGAATCGTTCAGGCGCTTTTCCTTGCCCTTCAGGAATTCGCGCATGCCGGACTCGAAAATCCGTTCCAGTGCGCCGATCGTGTGACGGTTGTTGGCGGCGCTCTGATAGAGCGCCTGCAGGTCGCCGCCCGACCAGAAATCGCGTTCGAAGCGTTCAGTTTGCGCGCGTGCCCGGCGGATCGCAAACCACTTGCGGAAAATGAAGGTCCACGACAACAGCGACAGCAGAAGCAGCAGCGCCATGACGGCCTGCGCCAGCAGGCTCGCATTGAGTACGAGAGAAACGATCGAAAGATCTTGTGTAGTGTTCATAAAGGTTCGTTTTAACGTCCCGGAAGGGGGCGTCCGGCTGCAAGGTCACTCGAAGCTTGCCGTGAGCAAAACGGAAGCATCGGCGAGATTGCAAGCCGAACCATGCTTTGTGTTGCTTGATCGATATGAGTTCATTGGCCCCGTAACAACGGGGTTCAGTCGTTGTTCGTTGACATCCCGCCGCCGTTCACGCCCGGCCCGCGCCGCAAAGCAGCGAGCACCGGCGGAGGAATCGCGGCTGGCCGCAGCGCGATGCGCTCGACGCAGCCGACCCGGATGGACCCGGCGGCAAGCAGCGTGCCGTCACGCCACGCTTCCTGCGCAAAATCGACGGATGCGCGGCCAAGACGCTCGATTCGGCTTACCACATTGACGACATCGTCGAGCCGGGCCGGCGCTCGATAGTCGATTGCGGTGCTGCGCACGATGAAGATTGCGCCCGTTTCGCCTGCGAGCCTGTTCTGATCGACGCCGCACGCGCGCAGCCATTCGGTGCGCGCCCGCTCGAAAAATTTAAGGTAATTCGCGTAAAACACGATGCCGCCGGCGTCGGTATCTTCGTAGTACACGCGGATCGGCCACGTGAAGCCGATTTCCGTGCCGGGCTGGCTGGTCGACATATTCATGCGGCGCATTTTACCGGAACGCACGCCCGGAGGTCTGTTTCAAGATGTGCGCCCCGCCCGGCGGGCCTCGGCGGCGATTTCGGCCGCGCTTAACCGCGCTGGATGGTCAAGCCGCCGAAAGATTGGGCCACCGGCATCAGCTCGATCGTGTTGATATTGACGTGCGCCGGACGCGTGGCAATCCAGTAAATCGAGTCGGCGATATCTTCCGCCGTCAGCGGTTGCACATTCTGATAGACGTTGGCCGCTTTTTCGTCGTCCCCGCGGAAACGCACGTTCGAGAACTCCGTGCCGCCGCACAGGCCCGGCTCGATGTCGGTCACGCGCAGTGCGGTGCCGGCCAGATCGGCGCGCAGGTTCAGGCTGAACTGACGCACGAACGCCTTGGTGGCGCCATAGACATTGCCACCCGCGTACGGCCAGCGGCCGGCCACCGAACCCAGATTGAAAATGTGGCCGCGGTTACGTTCCACCATGCCGGGCAGGAGCGCGTGCGTGACCTGCACGAGGCCCGTGCAGTTGGTGTCGATCATGGTGCTCCATTCATCCAGGCTTGCCTTTTGCGCCGGCTCGACGCCGAGCGCCAAGCCGGCGTTGTTGACGAGCACATCGAGCGCGGCGAAATCGGCGGGCAGCGAGGCCGGCACGGCTTCGACAGCGGCGCGGTCGCGCACGTCGAGCTCATATGGCAGAAGGGCGTCGCCGAGTTCGTCGGCGAGTGCCTGCAGGCGGTCCTTACGGCGCGCGGTAGCGACGACACGATGGCCGCCCTTGACGAAAGCACGAGCGATAGCGGCGCCGAATCCCGCGGACGCTCCGGTAACGAACACGATCATTGCAGTTCCCTGGTTGGTAAAAGAGAAAGGTCCCAAGCCTACTTCCAATGCGGCGCTGCGGCAAGGATGAACCAGCCGTACAAGCGGCTGTGGCAGGGGCGCAGAGCGGATTCCAGGCGCGCTTTCATCGGATGTTTGTGCGCCGGTTGCGGCGGCGTCACAACCGCCTGCGCGAGCGCCCGCCGTGCCGGCAGGAAGCCGGTTGCCTATTCGATCCGCTTCCAATAAACTAACGCGCTCATCCCTGCGTGACTGGCGATAGAACCGGTTCAAGCAATCGGGTTCAAGGTGGAACAACCCACCGTGAAGCGCAGGGTGCCGTTTTGCCGTTCGCCTGGGCAGCCGTGATCCGCGCGCATTGATCTGCGCTGTCGGTGGCTGTCCTGCCTCGCGTGTGCGGCGACTCTCCATCCGCCACGTCAGGGCTGGCCCAGCCGCCAGCAGCGCTGCGTACCCTCTACGCAAGATTCGGCGCACGATCCGGTCAACCTGAACACATTCAACGGAATCCGTATGTTTGACAGAGCCCAAAGCACCATCGCCAACGTCGATCCTGAACTCTGGAAGGTCATCGAGCAGGAAAACCGCCGTCAGGAAGAGCACATCGAACTGATCGCGTCGGAAAACTACACGAGCCCGGCCGTGATGGCTGCGCAAGGCTCGCAACTCACCAACAAGTACGCCGAAGGGTATCCGGGCAAGCGCTACTACGGCGGCTGCGAATACGTCGACGTCGCCGAGCAGCTGGCGATCGACCGCGTCAAGCAACTGTTCGGCGCCGAAGCCGCCAACGTGCAGCCGAACTCCGGCTCGCAGGCGAACCAGGGCGTGTTCTTCGCCATGCTCAAGCCGGGCGACACGATCATGGGCATGAGCCTCGCGCACGGCGGCCACCTGACGCACGGTTCGCCGGTCAACATGTCGGGCAAGTGGTTCAACGTGGTGAGCTACGGCCTGAACGAAGCCGAAGACATCGACTACGACGCGGCTGAAAAGCTCGCACAAGAGCACAAGCCGAAGCTGATCGTGGCTGGCGCCTCCGCATTCGCGCTGCGTATCGATTTCGAACGCATGTCGAAGATCGCCAAGTCGGTTGGCGCGTACTTCATGGTCGACATGGCGCACTACGCGGGTCTGATCGCCGCGGGCGTCTATCCGAACCCGGTGCCGCATGCCGACTTCGTCACCACCACCACGCACAAGAGCCTGCGCGGCCCGCGCGGCGGCGTGATCCTGATGAAAGCCGAGTTCGAAAAGCAGATCAATTCGGCAATATTCCCGGGCATTCAGGGTGGTCCGCTGATGCACGTGATCGCCGGCAAGGCCGTCGCGTTCAAGGAAGCCCTGTCGCCGGAGTTCAAGACGTATCAGCAGCAAGTCGTCGAGAACGCGCGCGTGCTGGCTGAAACGCTGGTCAAGCGTGGTCTGCGCATCGTCTCGGGCCGCACCGAAAGCCACGTGATGCTGGTCGACCTTCGCGCGAAGAAAATCACCGGCAAGGCAGCGGAAGCTGCGCTCGGCGCGGCGCACATCACGGTCAACAAGAACGCGATTCCGAACGACCCGGAAAAACCGTTCGTCACGAGCGGTGTGCGTCTCGGCTCGCCGGCCATGACCACGCGTGGCTTTGGGGTCAAGGAAGCGGAGCAGGTAGGTAACCTGATCGCCGACGTGCTGGACAACCCGGAAGACACTGCCACGATTGAACGTGTGCGCGCGCAAGTCGCCGAGCTGACCCAGCGCTTCCCGGTTTACCGCTAAGCCGCCATGCACTGCCCCTTCTGCCGTCACGCCGATACGCAGGTTGTGGATTCCCGCGTATCCGAAGACGGCGCGACGATTCGCCGGCGCCGCCGCTGCCCGGCCTGCGACAAACGTTTCACGACGTATGAGCGGGTCGAGCTGGCGTTGCCGTCGGTCGTCAAGAAGGATGGCAGCCGCACGGAATTCGATCGCCGCAAGATCGTCGCAAGCATGCAGCTGGCGCTGCGCAAGCGCCCGGTGGCAGCGGACGCGATCGACGCGGCAGTCGCCCGCATCGAGTATCAACTGCTCGGCAGCGGCGAGCGTGAGGTGCGCAGCGAGCGCCTCGGCGAACTCGTGATGAACGAGCTGCGTGCGCTCGATACGATTGCCTATGTTCGTTTCGCCTCTGTCTACCGGCGCTTCGAAGACGTTTCCGAATTCGAGGACGTGATCGAAGAATTTCGCCGCGCCTCTTCTCCTCCCAAGCCGTCCCGCAAGCGCTGATTGCTGTCGCGCCTGAAGTGGCGCGCCAGGTTCCGTTTTCCGCTGCGTAGGTTTGCGCATCTGCATCTCCGCTCCCGTTATGGTTCGTCACGCGTGCATTTTTGCGCGGGATAGCGTCTGAGTGCCAGCTGGCCATTCGGCCGATTGTTGACCCGTTTGCGAGTCGCTACATTGGCGGCATTCTTTGAAACGATCAGGGATGCAGATGAAATGGCATGCAGTCTGTTTGAGGCCGCACCGCGGCTTTACGCTTGTCGAAACACTGGCTGTTGTCGCGCTGCTGGCGGTATTCGCGGTGATGGCGACGCCGTCGTTCGTTGCATGGCACCTGCGGGACCAGGTCGACGCACGCGCGAAAGCGCTGGCCGCAACGCTCGCCTATGCGCGCAGCGAAGCGTTGCGCCGCGGTACTCGTGTCACGGTGTGCCGAATCGACGCGGCGCGGCATTGTCTTGCCGCAGGGCAAACTTGTGGCAACGGCGTCACGGACTGGTCGTGCGGCTGGGCCGTATTGGCCGAGCGCGGTGGCACGCTCTCGCTACTGCGCGCGCATCCTTTGCTCGCAGCGGTCAGCATTACCGGGACGCAGACAAACCTCACGTTTACACCACCGGCTGGGCAGTTGATCGGCACTTTTCGCAGCTTTGATATTGCGCCGCGCGTACCGTCGAAAGCGACTCAGGGCAACAAATGGCGGCGCTGCATCCGCATCGCGGCGGGCGGGCGCGCGCGAATCGTCGAGGGCGCGTGTGGAGCGGCATCGTGAGCCGATATCTGTCGAACCCATGGTCGCGCAGCTGCCCAGCAAGGTGCTCAACAAGGCATAGAGGCAGTTCGCTGATCGAAGTGATGCTGGCCGTTGCCCTGATGGCAGTGACGGCGCTCGGGTTGATCGCCGGTCAATTGTGGACCGCGCGCGAAGCCCGTGCGATGGCAATGCGCGAGCACGCGGCATGGATAGCCGATTCCGTCGCCGAAGCGATGCGCGAGGCCTCGGCAGGCGATTCTGCGATCAGGCAATGGAGCGCCCGTGCAGCGGCCCGGTTGCCGCATGGCGAAGCGTCGGTCGGGGAAAGCAGCGGCGTGTCTGCCGCACGTGTCACGTGGACGGCCCTGCGTGACACGCCGCGCGCCGACGCTGTCATCGACAAGCCCGAGTCGTGCGGCGGCGCAGATGTTCCCGGAGGCTCCTCATGCGTTGCGCTGGCGTTCGCGAAATGACGCAGCGTATAGATATCGCGCGTGGTCATACGCTCGTCGAGTTTGTGATCGCAATTGCGCTCGGACTGGTGGTAACCGCCGGCACGGTCTCGCTCTATACAACCCAGCGTAACGTGTTCGAACGCGCGGGCGATGCGATGCGGATCCGCGATGCTGGCCTGACCGCGCTTACGCTGATGGGCCAGCAACTTCAAATGGCCGGTTTCGTGCCCGCGGATGTCATGAGGTTCAATAGTCCCTCACCCTTATTCGGCTGTTCGGAAGGGCGCCCGACCGGCGCGGACGACAGCGTTGCCTGCGAGGCGTTGCCGAGCCGCTCGGACGGCATCGCGATTCGCTATGTCGGGGACAACGTTTCGACGTGGCCGTCAACGACCGGCCAATCGACCGACTGCCTCGGCCAGGCTGTAACGAACAACCATGCGGCACTCGAGGGGCAGGGCGTGCTGGTGGTCAACCGATACTTCGCCAGGGTCAGCGGGTCGACGGGCGAGCCGGAACTTTACTGCGAAGGCAATGGCAAGGCAGGGTCCGCGCAGCCGCTGGTTGAAGGCGTCGAGCGAGTGCGGCTCAAGTACTGGCTGGCCGGCGGCCTGACTGCAATAGACGCGTCGGGGGTGACGGCCGGTCAATGGGCAAAGATCGTCGCCGTCGATCTCTGCGTGCTCGTCCGCGGAGCGCCACAAGGACGGCGTGTGCGCTATGTCGATTGCGACGGCGCGAGCGCTCTTGGCGCCGACATGCGGGCACGGCAGGCTTTCTGGCGGCGGGTGGCGATACGCAATCACGCGGAGGATCCACTGTGACACGAGGACTGCGCGATTCAATGCACCGTGCGTCGTCGAAATATTTGGCATGTCTTATCTGTACCGGTCGCAGATCACGCGTTTGCAATCGCGGTACCGTGCTGCCGATCGTCCTGCTGATTTCCGCGATGATGTTGACCACCTCCGCGGCCTGGTTCGAAACAACGCTTGCGGCGGCACGCGGCTCGAGCAACGTGCGCGACTATTTGCAGGCATTTCATGCCGCGGATTCGGCGCTGACCCTCTGCGCCCGGAGCGTGGTGGCCGCGGCAGCTTTCGAGCCGCGGCCCGCGGTGCCACTCTCACCCGGCGAGCCGACGCAATGGAAGCACGAAGCCGCCTTTGAAGCCGGCGCCGTCGCGCCTGTCGCGCAATGGCCCGGATCGCTGCGTGCGCCGCAATGCTTGATCGAAGCGTGGCGTCTCGGCACTCGCGCCGATGCCCGAGCCTATTTACTGACTTCGCGTGGCTTCGGCCGGACCAAAGAGTCGCAGGTG is a window of Paraburkholderia phytofirmans OLGA172 DNA encoding:
- the pal gene encoding peptidoglycan-associated lipoprotein Pal, producing the protein MMSKLRFAFAVLMVGALAACHSGVKLDENANKGGAVSTQPNPTDVAQVNVDPLNDPNSPLAKRSIYFDFDSYSVKDDYQSLLQQHAQYLKSHPQRHVLIQGNTDERGTSEYNLALGQKRAEAVRRSLSLMGVTDSQMEAVSLGKEKPQATGHDESSWAQNRRADLVYQQ
- the tolB gene encoding Tol-Pal system beta propeller repeat protein TolB, whose protein sequence is MSLMTKLGLRTLVASCLIAVGGAANAQLNVLVTGVGSTQFPIATANFANEANSPQQVSTIVRQDLQRSGKFTNIDAGSTPVAETDSVDLGSWKAKGANAFVSGSVNRLPNGQYEVRFKLYDTVKGESLGGLVLVSPESGLRMSAHKVADYIYAKLMGGRGVFATRLSYVIKTGGRYQLQISDSDGQDAHIALSSPEPIISPAWSPDGTKVAYVSFEKKKPIVYIHDLPTGRRVVVSDQKGNNSAPAWSPDGRTLAVALSRTGNTQIFAVNADGSGLRRLTQGGSIDTEPCFSPDGQSIYFTSDRGGQPQIYKMSAQGENAGAAQRVTFTGSYNTSPRVSPDGKQLAYISRVGGGFKLYIQDLQGNTATGLTDTTHDESPSFAANGQYILYATEVNGRGVLAAVSTDGRTRQVLSVQGGSVREPSWGPFMQ
- the tolA gene encoding cell envelope integrity protein TolA, with translation MIRKNSEYPLQPPRERGTGRAFAFALVMHALLGFFLYHGIQWQNSTPAGAEAELWTEVPDTAIPRQPPPPPVPVAPAPPLPNEQADIALQEKKRQQQEAARQAQLAEQQRQQKLQAQQEAEAKRQQQLAADQAAQLAAQKAAAAKQKQLQQQQQAEKQKQQQLAEQQKQQQLKEQQQEQQKQAEADAQKKADAQKAAKAKAQADAAAQTKKLDAERRARLAQMQGSAGGEGSTGNGLAKSGTGSGSGGTATSPGYADKVRRVVRPNISWGGETEGLETVISVRCSPTGTLLDAQIARSSGNSAWDDAALRAVQRSNPMPQDIDGKTPTSFKITLRPAG
- the tolR gene encoding protein TolR yields the protein MAGSSSSMRGSRQRRAMADINVVPYIDVMLVLLVIFMVTAPLVAPSIVNLPTVGGAAPQQQTPPVIVNIRADGNMSVKYKDDAGAQQQESMTKADLQGFIAERAQSHPDQPVVIAADKTVKYEVVMNVMSELKAQGVKRVGLLVKSQ
- the tolQ gene encoding protein TolQ → MNTTQDLSIVSLVLNASLLAQAVMALLLLLSLLSWTFIFRKWFAIRRARAQTERFERDFWSGGDLQALYQSAANNRHTIGALERIFESGMREFLKGKEKRLNDSGAILDGARRAMRAAFQREMDVLEANLAFLASVGSVSPYIGLFGTVWGIMNAFRGLANVQQATLANVAPGIAEALTATAIGLFAAIPAVVAYNRYAHDIDRLAIRFETFIEEFSNILQRQAQ
- the ybgC gene encoding tol-pal system-associated acyl-CoA thioesterase; the encoded protein is MRRMNMSTSQPGTEIGFTWPIRVYYEDTDAGGIVFYANYLKFFERARTEWLRACGVDQNRLAGETGAIFIVRSTAIDYRAPARLDDVVNVVSRIERLGRASVDFAQEAWRDGTLLAAGSIRVGCVERIALRPAAIPPPVLAALRRGPGVNGGGMSTNND
- the ydfG gene encoding bifunctional NADP-dependent 3-hydroxy acid dehydrogenase/3-hydroxypropionate dehydrogenase YdfG, whose amino-acid sequence is MIVFVTGASAGFGAAIARAFVKGGHRVVATARRKDRLQALADELGDALLPYELDVRDRAAVEAVPASLPADFAALDVLVNNAGLALGVEPAQKASLDEWSTMIDTNCTGLVQVTHALLPGMVERNRGHIFNLGSVAGRWPYAGGNVYGATKAFVRQFSLNLRADLAGTALRVTDIEPGLCGGTEFSNVRFRGDDEKAANVYQNVQPLTAEDIADSIYWIATRPAHVNINTIELMPVAQSFGGLTIQRG
- the glyA gene encoding serine hydroxymethyltransferase, which encodes MFDRAQSTIANVDPELWKVIEQENRRQEEHIELIASENYTSPAVMAAQGSQLTNKYAEGYPGKRYYGGCEYVDVAEQLAIDRVKQLFGAEAANVQPNSGSQANQGVFFAMLKPGDTIMGMSLAHGGHLTHGSPVNMSGKWFNVVSYGLNEAEDIDYDAAEKLAQEHKPKLIVAGASAFALRIDFERMSKIAKSVGAYFMVDMAHYAGLIAAGVYPNPVPHADFVTTTTHKSLRGPRGGVILMKAEFEKQINSAIFPGIQGGPLMHVIAGKAVAFKEALSPEFKTYQQQVVENARVLAETLVKRGLRIVSGRTESHVMLVDLRAKKITGKAAEAALGAAHITVNKNAIPNDPEKPFVTSGVRLGSPAMTTRGFGVKEAEQVGNLIADVLDNPEDTATIERVRAQVAELTQRFPVYR
- the nrdR gene encoding transcriptional regulator NrdR, with amino-acid sequence MHCPFCRHADTQVVDSRVSEDGATIRRRRRCPACDKRFTTYERVELALPSVVKKDGSRTEFDRRKIVASMQLALRKRPVAADAIDAAVARIEYQLLGSGEREVRSERLGELVMNELRALDTIAYVRFASVYRRFEDVSEFEDVIEEFRRASSPPKPSRKR
- a CDS encoding GspH/FimT family pseudopilin, which codes for MKWHAVCLRPHRGFTLVETLAVVALLAVFAVMATPSFVAWHLRDQVDARAKALAATLAYARSEALRRGTRVTVCRIDAARHCLAAGQTCGNGVTDWSCGWAVLAERGGTLSLLRAHPLLAAVSITGTQTNLTFTPPAGQLIGTFRSFDIAPRVPSKATQGNKWRRCIRIAAGGRARIVEGACGAAS
- a CDS encoding PilW family protein: MTQRIDIARGHTLVEFVIAIALGLVVTAGTVSLYTTQRNVFERAGDAMRIRDAGLTALTLMGQQLQMAGFVPADVMRFNSPSPLFGCSEGRPTGADDSVACEALPSRSDGIAIRYVGDNVSTWPSTTGQSTDCLGQAVTNNHAALEGQGVLVVNRYFARVSGSTGEPELYCEGNGKAGSAQPLVEGVERVRLKYWLAGGLTAIDASGVTAGQWAKIVAVDLCVLVRGAPQGRRVRYVDCDGASALGADMRARQAFWRRVAIRNHAEDPL
- a CDS encoding pilus assembly PilX family protein translates to MHRASSKYLACLICTGRRSRVCNRGTVLPIVLLISAMMLTTSAAWFETTLAAARGSSNVRDYLQAFHAADSALTLCARSVVAAAAFEPRPAVPLSPGEPTQWKHEAAFEAGAVAPVAQWPGSLRAPQCLIEAWRLGTRADARAYLLTSRGFGRTKESQVWLQMELVIAGEQIEHHWRRVAARPF